Below is a genomic region from Clostridia bacterium.
CTCTGGTCCGCAGCCTCAACGGCCAGCCCTCTCCCTGCGGATTTGCCTGAGCAGTTTCCCGCTGTCAGCGCTTGCGGGAAGCAAGCCCCGCACCTGCCGGCACCTGGCGAGCCAGTCGGCCTCAACCGCTCCCGCTGGCGGCCGGCCAAACTCTTCCAGCGCCTCTGCAGGTATTCTTAGCTGCCTGCCGAAACGGTAGGCCCGCAGCTGCCCTGTCCGCACCCAGCGCCGCACCGTGCGTTCGTTCACTTTGAGCATTTCCGCTACTTCCCTAGGAGTGTAGACCGCCTGGGTCATCACCAGTTCCATCTCCCGCTTACGCATACGTTCTGTTACATTATACCCCCTTATTGCCGCAGCCTCAACGCTTGGACTGTTCGGGGAGAGTTCACCGCGTCCAAAGATACCTCAGGGATTAATCCGGGGAGCAGGCTGGAAAAAGGCAGAAAGGGAACGGCGGTCCCCGGACCAGGCGGCGCTACAGCCGTGCGCTCTCTTGTGTTATCTTGTGTTATAATTGGAGCGTCAAGAGTATACACCGGCTACGGAGGCTGGTCGAATTGGATCCCAAGGCGCGGCCCAATCACCGTCTCTACATCGAAGTGCTCCGCAGGATGACTCCAGAGCAGCGCCTGCTGAAGGCCTTTGAACTGTCCGCCCTGGGGAAGAAGCTTTTCTTCCACGGCCTGCGGGAGCGGTATCCGCATCTCGGCGAGGAAGACATAAGGAGAATCTATTTGGAGCGTTTGAGCAAATGCCACAACAGAAACTACTAGAGAGGGTTGTCCGCGCTCTCGACCAAGCAGCGATCCCCTATATGCTCACCGGCTCTCTGGTTTCCAGCCTGCAGGGAGAGCCGCGGCTAACCCACGACATCGATGTTGTGGTCTCCGTGCCCGGTGGTTCGATAGATAAGCTGCTTGCCGCCTTTCCTCCCCCGGATTACCACCTGGATGAACAAAGTGTCCAAAGGGCCGTTGAGGAGAAAAGCGTATTTAACCTGATAGATGTGCGCGAAGGCGACAAGGTTGACTTCTGGATACTACAAACAGTGGGAAGTTCCGCGGCCTTAAGGCCCCTGGTCGGGCGCTAATCATTGAACGAGAAGGCGTCCCGGTGGTGCGCCCGCTTCCGGACGATCCCGTGGCGGGGGCGCGGGGCATGCTCAAGCGGCAAGGTTTGGCCGCCGAACATGCCACCTACAGGGAGGAGGAACAGCGTCTGGAGGCCGAACATGAAATAATCCGTTAATAGGCGGCTCTACAAGCCCACTCCAGGATGTCCACGAGTCTCCTCCTGCTATCCTCGGCGGTCGCTGCTAGGCCCGGTTCCAACTCTCTTTGCTCGAAGCCTGGGCCGGAATCTGATCGCCAGTTCACGAAGTTCACGATGCGTAACTTCCTCCCAGCAGGAGGGACCAGGAAGTCGAGAAGACGGTTGGTCAGATCTTCGTGATGGCTAACGATGAAGACCTGACGCCTGGCCGAGACTTCTTCGGTAGCATAGGCGATTTGTCTGATAAGAGCAGCCGTCCGCGGCAACTGCGCCATGTCGAAGGCTGTGGTCACGTCGTCTAGGGCAATGACGTTATGCCGTATGTAGCTATTAAGTGAATAATTAAGACCCAGTAACATGGCCAGGCCTAACTGTGCTCGATGACCGGTGGATAAGGCCGACAGGGGCCGGTCGTCGCGAGTATAAACCTGTAAAGTCGGTGCGGCTTCACCTCTCTTTGTTGGTCGCGAGGTCCTAAAGCGGACGGGGCAAATCCCTTCCACCAACCGAAAACGCTTTAGAATCGCGTTTACAGTCCCTTCGAGTTCCCTAAGAACATCGTCGGGCGGGACAATGGCGGCCGCTAGCACAGAATTCTTACCCGTTTCCCGGTCCAAAGCTGCTGAGACCGAAGCTATATAGTCTTTTGCCCTTAAGTAACCCGCCTGCTGTTGAACGAACGCCACCCTGCGTTCATACAGCTCTTCTACTTCCCTCCACTGTGAGGCCGCCTGGCGAGCGCGGTCAATTGCGCTGAGGAGGGCTGTGCGTGCGCCTTCGGTCCGCAGAAGGTCTTTCAGGTCCTTAAGAGAAATGGGCTGCTGCTCTAGCAAGGTTTTGTACCGGGAGCTAAGTGAGGGTTCGCGTAGGAGGGCGTAAACCTCCCTGGACCGTTTCAGCAGCGTAGTCTTTGCTTGAAGGGTTTCGCGCAACTGTAAGAGGTTCTGTAAAAGCTGAGTGCGCTGCTCTCTGATACGGACCTGCCACGCCTCTAATTCGCCCACCAGTCGAGAAAGGTCGTAGCTGGTGACCTTTCGTAGCCATTCAACTATCGGTGAAGGAGGAAGCATATCCCCAATATCACCACTCGCGCAGGGTACCTCACTCGCGCAGGGTACCTCGAGCCAGGTCGGACCCTGGTCACGCAGGGCGGTCAATACCTGTATAAGATCCGGCCCCGATGGGTTGTCGAAGTGGCGTTCCAGTTTCTCCAGGAGATCGACTTGCTTCTGCTTGGCCAAAACCTCCCCGGACAGCGCCGCTACTTCTCTTTCGCATTCCGGCCAAACAGGCGGGGGTAATAGCGAAGTGTCTTCGGGCTGATCCTCCAAGAGGAGACGCAGCTTAGTTTGGACCTCACCCATCCGCCTTACGACTTTCTCCCGGAGCGCAACCAGCGCTTCCTCAATTAGTCGTAAAGAGGCAGAAGGCTTGTCATCGGCTGCCGGAGGTGTACGATCCGGAGCAAATTCCTCCGCCAGATTCCTCAACTCCGTTTCCCACCCCGAGCGCAGGTTGCCAGACCTGATGACGAATAGCCAATCTCCGGTCCTCCTGGGGAGAACTATACCCTCTTCGCTCGAAGCGGTATCCACCAAGCTCTGGTAGGCATCCCTGAAGGCAAGCGCCGCCTGTTTTCGGTCTACGTTGATCGTGCTCTCGCCCGACAGGCCTTGACCAATAAAGTTCATTAGGCGGTCGGTCTCTAATCGCCACCGTTTGTGCGCCTTCCTCACCGCCTCTTGAACCACTTGTATGCTCTTGGGCGATGGCCTCAGAAACTCCAGCAGGCGGGGCATCTGCGCTTCCTCTTCTTCAAAGAGCTTGCTTAGAAGGTCCTGATAGTAGAAGCTGCACCGCGCCGCCAACTCGCGAGGTATTTCGGTAGGCCCTAAAGCAGGATCATACCGGACCTCGGAATTGGCGGTTACCGTTACCCTTTTAACTTCCGTCGCCGACCCGGCGTACTCAACCTCCGCTTCCACCCACCCGCTGCCCGGACTATTATGCACCGGCCCCGTGACCGAGGCCAGGGGGACCCTCTCCGGGTAATAATACTCGTTCAACACCAGACAAAGGGCGTCAATAACGCTGGTCTTGCCAAAGCCGTTGGGTCCGACCAGCAAGACCACGTCGGCGTCGGTATCAAGCCGCACAGGCTCACTACCTACGAAGCCCCTGAAACGGCACAGCTTCAAGGCCTTTACGCGCAAGATATGCTTACTCTCCATCGTTTCCGCTCCCCGCCACCAAGTTGCTCAGGTCCTTAAGCCGATCCTCGAGCCACTTATCAACCGGGCCGACCGCCTCCTCCCGCAGGGCCTGAGTCATGGCCCGCAACAAGCCGGCATGTTCCTCCGAGTACCGCCCCGACCGCTGCTCACTTTCAAAGCTTTCAATGATAGCTTCTAGTCCCCGCGGTTTCAGCTCGACCTGCGGCCAGGCCGCTGCTGCCGGGCCTATCAGTTTATGGATCAGGTGTCGGGCCCTCTGCTGGTCGCCCTCCTGCTCGCTGCCTTCCTCCTCATTACGCAAAACGATCAGGGAGAAATCCCCCCGGTGCCAGTCTTGATCGGCAGCCCACGTTTCTAGGATTTTGGTTGGCTCCGGGGCTCCGCCGGCATCGATAACGCAAAGCAGGGGGAGCACTAACCCCACTTCTTCGGCCCGACCGGAGATAAAGCGTAGAAGCCGCCCAAGCGTGTCTTGAGTCCTACCGGCTGCGAGGGCCGTGCTCTCGCAGGCGATGTCCACTGCCAGGGCCACGTCCGACAAGTAGAGGTCCCTGACCGTCAGGCCCGCGTTCTTACAATCCATGCGGTCCATGAGACGCCCAAGAAGCTCCGAGTCAAGGTTCAGTCTTAACCTCTCAACGTCGAACCCATTGTTGGTCACCCGTCTCTCCACCCCCCGTCCCGATTGGAACCGTTCGCATACGGACGCGACGCCGACCGCTATCAGACAGCCTGACCGTCTCCTGAAGCCGGTCACGAAACCCCTTCTTGGCTGCCGGCACGTGGGAGAAGCCCTCCAGCAGCGAAAGAAGAGGCACCTGACGAACCGGGACAACTTTCATCATCGTTCCGTTTTCCCGGTCGACCAGTCGCACCCGCACGGTTCGGGCCGACCAATTGTTAACTACAATCTGGATTATCACGCTTATCTCCTGGTAATCACTCCGTGGCAGCTTGTTGGGAACCGCCTCTGCTACCTCCCGGTGAGCGACATATAACCTGACCGGGTTCCCACCGAATAGGCGGGACACGTCAAGGCCCAGTCCCAGGGTCCCCTCGTGGTCGCTAATCCTGTCCCTTAGGCTCGACCAGGAGACGTCCGGTTCATCTTCGGTCGGACCGGCCAAGAGATGGATCAATAGAAGCACAAGAGGGGTTAGTACAGGTCTGTCTGCCAAGAGGTAGTACCAACCTTTCCGCAACAATGAGCGCGATGATCGGACGCGTTCGACCCACCGAACCAGAGGCAATACGCCCTCCCGGCCTTGCGTTATATCAAGCATTTCCGGAAACCGGCCGAAGAAACACGCCGTTTCTGTCCCCTTGCTTGGGACAAACCATTCCACCGCCTCTGCCAAGAGCGCCCTGGCACACGGCAAATAGGGTAGAAGAAAGGACAAAACCGGGCTATCCGGCAGGCATACCCTCCGCAAGAGCCTCCAAAATGTCGCCTGGTAAAGGCGTTTCCAGAACAGATCCGCAGGCAATTTCTTCTCGGTGGGGGATTCCGAAGCAAAGAGTCTTAGGTCCGACTCCAAACCCAAAAACGCGTTGGCCCCAAGGTCCTCCGGATTGGGCGACACACCGAAGGACTGAGCGAAGGCGCTCAAAATTTGGGTTTGGCTGAAGGAGAGTGTGGGATCGTAGGCAGCGATGAAAGGAGCATTCACCTTATTCCACACGCCCTGCTCGCCATTAGTCGCGTCGGACGAAGCAGTAGACTGAGCCCGCTGGGCAAATTCTTCGCAGACCTGCATAGCCGTGTAACGGACCTGCGGCTCCTCACTACCAAAACCGGAAAAGAGGAGAGTGCGCGAGCGCAACCGGTCGCGAAAGAGATCGCGCGCCCAACCGCGGTGGCGCCAATCCTGCAGGTCTTTTTCTGTTAACATCACCACCCGCGGGTCTTGCCCGTTACGAAGCCCGGTGGCACAGCCGTTAATCTTATACACCTTTAGGCAACGTTTAAGCGTGCTATCTCCGATGAACTTCCGCCCACCATTTTTCCGGTAGCCCTCTAAATCAGCTATGGCCAGGGCAGGAGCTTCCCTTTGGTCAGCTTCACTAGACCCAAACGTATCCTGGTACGCCTGCTCAATGCAGGTGTCGTAGTTGGTGGTAATGACCTCATCAATGACGCCTTCCCGTACCAGAAATGCCAGGTAATAATGCGCATCGGCGGGCTCCACGTTGGCGAATTCGGGTATATTCAAAATCTCAAAGACAAGCTTGCCCCTTCTCGAATAGCTATCCCGGTTTCCATCAACGCAGGACCATTCCCAAAGCTCACAGAGCTTATCAAAGGATAGATCCTTATTGCGAAGCTCCTCCGCTACGACGCAGGAAGCCCGGTGTGGGCAGGAAGTCTCCCTGCACCTGGCTTCAAGTGCGCGCATGACGCGCTGTCGCATGCACCCTGTGTTGGTAAGACCGCAGATGCCACCACGGTGTTTAGCCCCGTTAGAAACGCCGGCACCGATAAAGGGCACCACCATTCCCTCAAGAACTCGTTCCAACAAACGCTCAAACGCCGCCTTCGGGTCTCTACCCATAACCACCACCGCTGACACCCAGCCTAGGGAGGCACCTACCCAATTTTGCCTTACCAAGACCCCTCCCGCCCATTAGCCGGGCCAACCCGACCCACGGTAAGCGCACACAGGACGTTGCCCCCGGGTCACCGGGGCTCCACGCCCTAGCAAGCCTCATGCTAGTACACCCTAATTCTACAAAATCATCTCAACTCCTCCCTGATCAGCATTTTTTTGCCATATCTTGAGCTAATTGCTGGGTTGAAGGCAGCGCAAGCCCCAATCGACGAATGCTCTACCGTGCGGGGATCCAAACAACGCCACTTGAGAACCAAGGGGTTATCTATGCGGATTGCCAGCCGGAGGAACGGCGCCAGTAGTCCCGGAAAAGTACCAGCAACACCGACACCATCAGCCCCAGAACCCCTGCCACCGCAGCGTTAAGGGGAATTCGCGGCGAGACCGGTTCGGCCGGCCCAGCCTCGGAAATATGCATCACCTGTATTTCCCCAAGCCGCATGGAACTGGAGACGCGGGCCTCTTCCGCCTTGGTGAAGAAGCTCTCGTAGTGGTTCCGGAGGAGCTCCACCTTTTGGACCAGCTTGTCCTGCTCTGCTTGCTTTACCGCTAATTCCGACTGAAGCCGGCTCAGATCCTTCTCCAACTGCCCTATCTGGTGGAGCAGGTTCTCGCGTTCCTGGCCGAGCTGGGCCTTGAGCAGTTCTCCCATGGCCAGCTCCTGGCTCAGCGCGAGGTACACCGGGTTAAGCTCCTCGCTCTCCACCTGAAGCCCCGCCACCTGCTCCCCGACCTCCCCGTTTTGCTGACCGGCCAGAACCAGCATGGTGGGGTTTTTCAAGAGGGACTGCTTGGTGGTGAGAGTACGGGGGGTAGCGGCCAACCGGCTCCTGGCAGCCTCCAGCCTCTTGAGCACGCTTTCCCGCTGCAACTCATTCTCCGCCAGCCGCTTGCGGAAGTCGGCCACAAGCTCCAGTTTAGCCTCCACTTCCTTCTGCAATTGCACCACACCCCGGGGCTGGGACAGGAAATCGGTATACTCCTTGGTCGCCTCGACAAGCTTCTGCTCCTCCACCCTTATCTGCTCCCGGATGAAGTCCGCCGCGCGGCCGATCTGCTGCCCGAGGGTAAGGTCTATGAAAGCGATGAACTCCCGGCTAACGGTATCAGCAATTTGTCTGACCAGCTCAGGGTCGGGACCGGTCACCGCCACGTCGATTAGGTTGCTGTCCTTGATCGTTTTGGCTTCAATAGCTTTACGCAGCTCTTCCTCGGTGTAGCCCCGCTCCTCCAGTCCGAGCTTTTGCATGACGTTGCGCAAGACTACCGGATTGGTAACTTGCGCCCGCAAGGTCTCCAGGGTCATTTGCGGGTACTGTCCGGCCGCCTTTCAGCAGCTCCTCCACCGAGCGGGGCTCCGCCCGATCTGCGGCAGGTTAACCAGGAGCATGGCCGAAGCGATATACTTAGGAGTGACGAGAAAGGCGCTGACCAGCACCGCCCCCACCACCGCCAGCGCCGTAATGCCCAGGATCAGCCACTTCCCCCGCAGCACTACTTCCAGCAGGGCAGGTCGATTTCGTCATCGGGCTCCGGGCGCCAACCGGTTTCCATACTATGTAACCTCCCCCTCGATTGCTAGTTAAGTGCCCCAAGCTCACCGGAAAGGCTGCTTCGACATGGGCCAGCCGAATCCTGCTCAGTTCCGTCACCGTTATCTGTTCGGCCTCCGCTTTCCTTGAGGGCTACAAACAGTGGGAAAATCGCATCCGGCGTTCGGAATGCGGTACCTGGCCCGGATCTCGGCGCGGGTGACGGCGGCTTCCGCGGTGAAAGGGACAATTACCAAGGCTGGGATAAGAGCACAGGAGGGCCTTGTATTCCTCGCAAACGTCTTCCCTGCCCAAGGACTTGGGCCGCACTAAAATCTCGGCCAGAGTTAGCGCCGACGTCACGGCGCGGAAGCGCCCCTCTTCCAAGGGGCGAAAAAGGTCTTGTTTGAGCTCTACGGCCCACGGCCCGCCCTCCAGGTAATAGATAAAGCAGTTGGTGTCGAGGGCGACTACGCCGTGAGCCTCCAGGACGGTCGCTAGCCTTCCCACGACCGCCGTTCCTCCCGCACGTAAGCGTCGGGAGCCACGCCCTGCCACAGGTCGCGGTGCAGACCCATAAGCCGATCAGCGAAGCTCCTGGGCTTGGGGACGACGACCGCCGCATTCCCGTTCACCGTGACCAGCACCTCGTCCCCCTCGGAGAGACCCAGGGCTTTTCTGACCCGGGCCGGGAGAACCATCTGGCAGCGCGGGCCAAGTCTTACCGATTCCACTATGATGTCAGGCATTCTTCATCATCCTCCAACTCCAGCCGTCTTCTTCATAATGATTCTCCCGGCCCGCACCTGCCAAGTAGTCCGCCGCGGTATTCCTCCCCGACCTCGTCCTAGCCGACGTGGTGTGGACCCACCATGATTTCGACCGAGTACCCGCGCACCAGGGCTTCCTTGAGGGTGGTCGCCACATAAAAACGGCAGAGCGACGCTCCTGCGGCCCGCGCCAGCGCCGCCCAGCCGAAACTAGAGGCGGGCGTACAGCAGAATTGCCAACAACCCAAACACCGCCTCAATGCCCATGAGGGTAAGCACCAGGTCCCGCTCCCTGATGCCGCCGGAAAGCTTAATAATCCACTGGCAGAGGCCCACCGGGTGGGAGTTGGGGCAGTAAAGCTTGCCGTCCGCCGGGTTGTACTCGCCCCACCATCCCTTGCTGGGCAGGCGGTTGGCCGCCTTTATCACGAAATCGAAGGCGTAAGGGATGATCACCACCGCCCCGGCGGCCTCGAAGTTGCCCACGATGCTGGCCGCGGCCAGTATGGCCCCAATGGAAAGCGTGCCCACGTCGCCCACGAAAATTTTGGCCGGGTACCAGTTGTACACCAGCACCCCGGCCAGGGCCCCCGCCGCGGCCAAAAGGATAACCAGGGCCGTGACCTCGCCCAGGGACCAGGCGATAGCCGCGAGTGACCCCGCGGCCACCAGGCCCATGCCCGCCTCAAGGCCGTTGAACCCGGCCAGCATGTTCACCCCGTTGGCCGCGCCCGTCACCCCGGCGGGGATGAGCAGTAGAGGGTACAGAAGGCCGAACTCCACCCGGCCGATTAAGGGGATCTGCATTTCGGTGTGGCCGGCGCGCACCGCCGCCAGCGGCAGAGCGGCCAAGATAGGGAGGAGCGCCTTCACCCCCTGGCGCAGCCCGGCCAGGTCGTCCACCACACCGATCAGGCCGCTTAAGAGCACCGTGGAGAGGCAGGCCAAAAGCAGCACCGGGTCCGCCTCGGGAAGGGTGCCTAAGAAGCTTGTCCCACCCAAGGCCAGAAGCACCCCGGCCCCGAACCCGGCCACTACGGCCAGCCCGCCCATCTCCGGCACCTCGGGCCGGTCCGGCTTATTCATGTCCCGGCCCACGATGCCGTTTCGGGCCAGACGAACGGAGAGGCTGCGGGCGGCCAAGAGCGAGACTGCCAGAGAAGCTACCAGAACCGCAACAGGCAACCTCCGCCTCTCCTCTCCAATTGAGGCCATGCGCGACAGGCGCGGCCCCGGGCTCAAAACGAGTGCGCTAGAACTTTTCTAGAACGGGCACGGGAATCCTGCTCCTGGCGCCGCGATTCCGGCTGGCACGGACGGTGTCTATACAGGCGCCCCGGTCTGAGGTGCCGTTTCACTACCCCTACGCGGTATCCCGGGCTGAGGCCCCCGGAGGAAAAATGGATACCAGAACCGGGCGGTGGCCAGCCGCTCCCGCGCCAGGGCGTCGCCTCCCACGCCGCGGCCGACTGTGCCTCACGTTAGGGCAGTAGCTCCAGGGCTTCGGCAAAGGTAGGCTTATAAAGAGAGAAGTGTTTGCGGTCGTAGGTAAACACCCGCCGCAGCCGATGTCGTTCGCAAACGGCAAAGCAAGTGGCGTCCACGAATCCGAAGCCTGCGTCCCGGTACTTCCTTTGGATGTCGAGCGCCAGCAGCAGGTCCTCCCTTTCCAAAGGCAACACTTCGAAGACCCCTTCACCAACCGCCACCCACAGCCGGTCGGCGTAGTAGATGCCCAGCCTGGCCCACCAGGGCGTAAAGGGCGCCGGTGTCCACCAGTACCACCGCAGCGCCTCCTTGAGAACCTCCTCGGCCTCCTCGGAAGTGCGGCCGTCCTTCGGGCCCTCGGCAATGCCCACGATAGAAAAGTAATCAACGCCGGCCTTTTCCTCAAGGTAGGCCCGCAGCGTCTCCCGTATGACTTCCGACATCCTCTTGCCGGACCGGGCCGCCACTTTCTTCACCACCCCAGGCGAAATCTCTCTCATCCGCAATCCCTCCGTCCGGTTCAAAACTGAGACGGTGCCTACGCTCCTTGCTCGGTAATACTCCTCCCCCCCAAAATAAAAATGCCGTTGGATACCTCCTTCGTCTACCGGTAAGCCTCCCGCCTATGCCTTACCCGTAGGACGTAGAGGATACCTTGCTCCCGGTCTAGCCGCAGGATGACCCTCCAGTCCCCCACCCTCAGCCGCCACATATCTTGGCTGCCTTTGAGCTTCTTTAGGTCTGCCGCCTGGGGGTAGCTCAAAAGTCTGTCCAGGGCGGCTTTAATGCGCCTTTGGGTCTTCTTCTCCAGCTCGGCCAGGTCTTTTTGGGCCGGCTCGGTCACCTCAAGCCTCATAGCCCCATTTCCCTTTTGACCTGCTCCCAGGGCTTGGTCTTCCCCTGGGCTATCGCCTTCTCCGCTTCGGCTACGGCTTTTCTGTCCTCCTCGGTTAACGGCTCATCATCTTCTGGGGCCTTCTCCAGGGCGTGAAGCACGGGGTCTAAGAAGGCCTCCAAATCCCGCTCCCTTATCCGCCAGAGCCTTCCCGCCCTGACCCCCTTGAGCTTTCCTTGCCGCAACCACTCCCGGATACTCTTGGGGCTTACGGCCAGGCGCTCCGCCGCCTCTTCCGGGGTCAAAAGCCTGTCCACCTCATGCCACCTCCTGATGCAGAGCTCCCTTCTGCGTCCCTTTCTAGCCATATCATAACCTTTGCTTCCTTCTTCGTCAATACCGGTCTGGCCCCCCAGTTTTGGACATCAAGCCACAAAGGATCTAGCGCTGGTTTGGTTGGCTAAGAATGCTCGGTAATACTCCTCCGGAGCTAGGTCAGCACCGAAAACGAGCGACTGAAGCGGCTTCTGGCCGAGAAGGAGCTAGAACTGGCCATCCTGCGGGAACTGAGAGAGCGGGTAAACGCCCGGTATAGCCGACAATGTCGCAATGGTGGACAGTGCCTGCGCAATGCGGCCGTCACGCTTGTGTATCACCAATTTTCTGTGTGTTGGTTCCGGGTTGGGCACGACATGGTGCGTCTTCCGTGGCATCCTACGACGTAGTAAATCGCCGCGCGACATCTGCCAAGCGTTCTCAAGATGGGTGAGGTGGCGAGCCTTTTAGCGTACTCCCTTCCAACCTTCAGCCTCTGCAATGTTTTCGATTTGCTCTTTCAGCAACGGAAGATCATACTGAACAATCTCCCATACGATTTCAAGATCAACGCCAAAGTACTCGTGAACGATACGGTTCCTTAATCCAACAATATGGGCCCACGGTACTTGAGGGTATCTGTTACGTAATTCCTCAGAAAGATTACGGCTTGCCTCTCCGATTATCTCCAGGCGCCGGATCACCGCGTCCTGCAACAACGACGTTTGCAGGAATTGCTCTTTTGACACCTCCGCCAAGTAATCCTGGATCCGACCGATAGCCTCAACGACGTGCTGCAGATAAACGCGATCATCCTTCTTCATTGTAGAGAACCACCATTTGGCGCTCAATGTGCGGCCTGAGGTAGGGACTAAGGGCATCTTCGCTGACCAAATCAACGTTCCGCCCGAGCAACTCACCGAGCTTCTCCTCCAGGCCGAACCATTTCAGACCCAGGACAGGACGCTCGCCCGGGGGTTTGAGCCGTACGAGGAGGTCAATATCGCTATCCGGGGTTAGATCGCCCCGCACAAACGACCCGAAAACGGCAATACGCCTGGCAAAGGGCTTTAGTTCTGGCACCACTCTGAGACGCAGCCAATTCAACCTGGCAGATAGCGAGCCTTCAGCCACCCCCACGTGTCATTCCCCCTTCAATTCGCCTTCTCCTCGGCGGTGAATTGCAAACCTCATCCCGCCTCCCTCACCAACATTTTTGCCATTAATGGGTTCCAAAACAAGGGCGGCCCTTGCGCTAGCCGTTCCCCTCTGTTGCCTCCGCCTGCGCGGGGGGTATGTGCCCGAGCCAACCCCAAGCCAGCAGGTTCCGATAGGCTACCCGGATCTGCGAACGGCCAAACTTCAGGCCCTTGGCGCGGTGAACCTCGGTTACCACCCTTTCTTCGTCGGCCGCGCCATAGGCTTCGCCAAGCGCCGAGGCCACAAAGTGCACGGTGGCATACAGCTCCAGTTCCAGCGGGCTAAGTCCGCCTAGCTTTTCCAGGACCCCTTCAATGGCGGCCCGGTGGGGAGCAATAATCTCCCATTGCTGACCAACATATTCGGCGCAGGAGGTCCCAGGTAAGAAACCTATACCATCGAGGTCCAGGCGGAGAATTTCCTTAGCCACTGCCTCGCCCAACTCTTCCGCCACTTCGTTACTGTAAGGTCCGTAGATGTGGAGACGATAGGTGGCGTAGAGCGGAACCCCTGCTTCCTGGCAAAAATAAACCAGTTTCTGCAAGGCTTTCTTACCTCTGATTTTAACCCGGCTGGCCAAGTAAGCTATTAGCGCCTGCAGCTCCACTACGTCCATCCCTCCTCGATCTTCTTTACTTTGGACTGGATCTGCGAGAACTGCTCACGGCACCACACCGCCGCCTCGTTCTTGCGGTCGCGGGAGACGTAAAAACGCACAAGGTTGATGCTCTTCTCAGACAGGAGCTTAAGGGGGAGAGAAAGCTCGAAGATGGATCGCACCTCCTCGGGCTGGTGCTTGTCCTGCACCATTATACTGGCGAACTGTCGCTTGGCCTTGTCCCCCTCGTCCTCCTCCCTCTTCAGCCCGAAAAAGGGATTAGTAGGAAGTTTTCTGGCCCGCTCATCTACATAGGCAGTTTCGGGGTTTGCGCCGTACTTCATCAGGAATCTATGGATAAGCTCAGTTAGCACCATGTAGCTCGCCAGGCCGGCATGGTGCGGCAGGGTAACGAAGGCTTCGGAAAGATGGTCCCTCTCGTAGATACGGCGCGCCCACTCGTTGGAAGCGCGCTCCCTTTTGACGGCCTCGAGGATAGTGGAATCGTCGAGGGCCAGGTATTCGTCTAAGTGGTCGGTATCGGGGAAAACCTCCCTGCCAAACCTCTTGGTCAAGAAATACTTAAGGAACTGGGTCAGGTAGTAGTCATAAATGCGCCGGGTCTTGTGAAAATACACCTGGATAAACATCCAATAGCGGGCAAATATGAGCTCCTCCACGGCTTGCACGCCGTCGGAGTCTATGCCCAGCAGCCAGTAACCTTGCAGGGGAGTAGGCGA
It encodes:
- a CDS encoding type II toxin-antitoxin system RelE/ParE family toxin: MRLEVTEPAQKDLAELEKKTQRRIKAALDRLLSYPQAADLKKLKGSQDMWRLRVGDWRVILRLDREQGILYVLRVRHRREAYR
- a CDS encoding SIR2 family protein gives rise to the protein MSAVVVMGRDPKAAFERLLERVLEGMVVPFIGAGVSNGAKHRGGICGLTNTGCMRQRVMRALEARCRETSCPHRASCVVAEELRNKDLSFDKLCELWEWSCVDGNRDSYSRRGKLVFEILNIPEFANVEPADAHYYLAFLVREGVIDEVITTNYDTCIEQAYQDTFGSSEADQREAPALAIADLEGYRKNGGRKFIGDSTLKRCLKVYKINGCATGLRNGQDPRVVMLTEKDLQDWRHRGWARDLFRDRLRSRTLLFSGFGSEEPQVRYTAMQVCEEFAQRAQSTASSDATNGEQGVWNKVNAPFIAAYDPTLSFSQTQILSAFAQSFGVSPNPEDLGANAFLGLESDLRLFASESPTEKKLPADLFWKRLYQATFWRLLRRVCLPDSPVLSFLLPYLPCARALLAEAVEWFVPSKGTETACFFGRFPEMLDITQGREGVLPLVRWVERVRSSRSLLRKGWYYLLADRPVLTPLVLLLIHLLAGPTEDEPDVSWSSLRDRISDHEGTLGLGLDVSRLFGGNPVRLYVAHREVAEAVPNKLPRSDYQEISVIIQIVVNNWSARTVRVRLVDRENGTMMKVVPVRQVPLLSLLEGFSHVPAAKKGFRDRLQETVRLSDSGRRRVRMRTVPIGTGGGETGDQQWVRR
- a CDS encoding PIN domain-containing protein — translated: MREISPGVVKKVAARSGKRMSEVIRETLRAYLEEKAGVDYFSIVGIAEGPKDGRTSEEAEEVLKEALRWYWWTPAPFTPWWARLGIYYADRLWVAVGEGVFEVLPLEREDLLLALDIQRKYRDAGFGFVDATCFAVCERHRLRRVFTYDRKHFSLYKPTFAEALELLP
- a CDS encoding AbrB/MazE/SpoVT family DNA-binding domain-containing protein yields the protein MPDIIVESVRLGPRCQMVLPARVRKALGLSEGDEVLVTVNGNAAVVVPKPRSFADRLMGLHRDLWQGVAPDAYVREERRSWEG
- a CDS encoding helix-turn-helix domain-containing protein: MRKREMELVMTQAVYTPREVAEMLKVNERTVRRWVRTGQLRAYRFGRQLRIPAEALEEFGRPPAGAVEADWLARCRQVRGLLPASADSGKLLRQIRRERAGR
- a CDS encoding Wzz/FepE/Etk N-terminal domain-containing protein; protein product: MLRGKWLILGITALAVVGAVLVSAFLVTPKYIASAMLLVNLPQIGRSPARWRSC
- a CDS encoding helix-turn-helix domain-containing protein, which produces MDRLLTPEEAAERLAVSPKSIREWLRQGKLKGVRAGRLWRIRERDLEAFLDPVLHALEKAPEDDEPLTEEDRKAVAEAEKAIAQGKTKPWEQVKREMGL
- a CDS encoding AAA family ATPase: MESKHILRVKALKLCRFRGFVGSEPVRLDTDADVVLLVGPNGFGKTSVIDALCLVLNEYYYPERVPLASVTGPVHNSPGSGWVEAEVEYAGSATEVKRVTVTANSEVRYDPALGPTEIPRELAARCSFYYQDLLSKLFEEEEAQMPRLLEFLRPSPKSIQVVQEAVRKAHKRWRLETDRLMNFIGQGLSGESTINVDRKQAALAFRDAYQSLVDTASSEEGIVLPRRTGDWLFVIRSGNLRSGWETELRNLAEEFAPDRTPPAADDKPSASLRLIEEALVALREKVVRRMGEVQTKLRLLLEDQPEDTSLLPPPVWPECEREVAALSGEVLAKQKQVDLLEKLERHFDNPSGPDLIQVLTALRDQGPTWLEVPCASEVPCASGDIGDMLPPSPIVEWLRKVTSYDLSRLVGELEAWQVRIREQRTQLLQNLLQLRETLQAKTTLLKRSREVYALLREPSLSSRYKTLLEQQPISLKDLKDLLRTEGARTALLSAIDRARQAASQWREVEELYERRVAFVQQQAGYLRAKDYIASVSAALDRETGKNSVLAAAIVPPDDVLRELEGTVNAILKRFRLVEGICPVRFRTSRPTKRGEAAPTLQVYTRDDRPLSALSTGHRAQLGLAMLLGLNYSLNSYIRHNVIALDDVTTAFDMAQLPRTAALIRQIAYATEEVSARRQVFIVSHHEDLTNRLLDFLVPPAGRKLRIVNFVNWRSDSGPGFEQRELEPGLAATAEDSRRRLVDILEWACRAAY